A part of Corynebacterium lactis RW2-5 genomic DNA contains:
- the rpsL gene encoding 30S ribosomal protein S12 gives MPTMQQLVRKGRHDKKAKVATAALKGSPQRRGVCTRVYTTTPKKPNSALRKVARVRLTSGIEVSAYIPGEGHNLQEHSMVLVRGGRVKDLPGVRYKIVRGSLDTQGVKDRKQARSRYGAKKEK, from the coding sequence ATGCCCACTATGCAGCAGCTGGTCCGCAAGGGCCGCCATGACAAGAAGGCTAAGGTCGCGACCGCAGCCCTGAAGGGTTCTCCGCAGCGTCGCGGCGTTTGCACCCGCGTTTACACCACCACCCCGAAGAAGCCGAACTCGGCGCTTCGTAAGGTTGCTCGTGTTCGCCTGACCTCCGGTATCGAGGTTTCCGCTTACATTCCGGGTGAGGGCCACAACCTCCAGGAGCACTCCATGGTGCTCGTCCGCGGTGGGCGTGTTAAGGACCTCCCGGGTGTTCGCTACAAGATCGTCCGTGGTTCCCTCGACACTCAGGGTGTTAAGGACCGCAAGCAGGCACGTTCCCGCTACGGCGCGAAGAAGGAGAAGTAA
- the rpsG gene encoding 30S ribosomal protein S7 has protein sequence MPRKGPAQKRPVVNDPVYGSPLVSQLVNKVLLDGKKSTAERIVYGALELCQEKTGTDPVLTLKRAIENVKPALEVRSRRVGGATYQVPVEVRPGRGNTLALRWLLMFSRQRRENTMTERLANEILDASNGLGASVKRREDTHKMAEANRAFAHYRW, from the coding sequence ATGCCACGTAAGGGCCCCGCACAGAAGCGTCCCGTCGTCAACGATCCGGTCTACGGCTCCCCGCTGGTGTCGCAGCTGGTCAACAAGGTTCTCCTGGACGGTAAGAAGTCCACTGCAGAGCGCATCGTCTACGGTGCTCTCGAGCTCTGCCAGGAGAAGACCGGCACCGATCCGGTGCTCACCCTGAAGCGCGCTATCGAGAACGTTAAGCCGGCTCTCGAGGTTCGTTCCCGCCGCGTTGGTGGCGCAACATACCAGGTTCCGGTCGAGGTTCGTCCGGGCCGCGGCAACACCCTGGCTCTGCGCTGGCTGCTGATGTTCTCTCGTCAGCGCCGCGAGAACACCATGACCGAGCGTCTCGCAAACGAAATTCTCGACGCGTCCAACGGCCTGGGTGCATCCGTCAAGCGTCGTGAGGACACTCACAAGATGGCGGAAGCAAACCGCGCATTCGCTCACTACCGCTGGTAA
- the fusA gene encoding elongation factor G has translation MAEGALPVKKDLHKVRNIGIMAHIDAGKTTTTERILFYTGINRKVGETHDGASTTDWMEQEKERGITITSAAVTCFWNDNQINIIDTPGHVDFTVEVERSLRVLDGAVAVFDGKEGVEPQSEQVWRQAQKYDVPRICFVNKMDKLGADFEYTVGTIIDRLGAKPLVMQLPIGAEDDFEGVIDLLEMKAHVWPGKVEIGTPANIEEIPAELADKAAEYREKLIETVAESDEELMEKYFGGEELTMEEIKGAIRKMVLNSEIYPVYCGSAYKNKGVEPLLDAVIDFLPNPLDIGEVHGHQMGAEDVGMTRKPSKDEPFSALAFKIAAHPFFGKLTFVRVYSGRVEPGQQVLNSTKDKKERVGKLFQMHANKENPVDEAVAGNIYAFIGLKDTTTGDTLCAQDAPIVLESMSFPDPVISVAIEPKSKADQEKLGTAIQRLAEEDPTFTVKLDEETGQTVIGGMGELHLDVLVDRMKREFKVEANVGAPQVAYRETIRKPVEKYEYTHKKQTGGSGQFARVIIALEPYAPSADELEEGESATYLFANEVTGGRVPKEYIPSVDAGIQDAMQYGTVAGFPLVNIKATLLDGAYHEVDSSEMAFKIAGQQALKEAVQKAKPVLLEPMMAVEVITPEEYMGEVIGDINSRRGQVNSMEDRTGVKAVKALVPLSEMFGYVGDLRSKTQGRANYTMIFDSYAEVPSSVAEEIIASRNGN, from the coding sequence GTGGCTGAAGGTGCACTTCCCGTAAAGAAGGACCTCCACAAGGTCCGCAACATCGGCATCATGGCTCACATCGATGCCGGTAAGACGACTACGACCGAGCGCATCCTGTTCTACACGGGCATCAACCGTAAGGTCGGTGAGACGCACGACGGTGCGTCCACCACCGACTGGATGGAGCAGGAGAAGGAGCGCGGCATCACGATTACCTCGGCTGCCGTGACCTGTTTCTGGAACGACAACCAGATCAACATCATTGACACCCCGGGCCACGTTGACTTCACCGTTGAGGTCGAGCGTTCCCTCCGTGTCCTCGACGGCGCAGTTGCAGTCTTCGACGGCAAGGAAGGTGTTGAGCCGCAGTCCGAGCAGGTTTGGCGTCAGGCTCAGAAGTACGATGTCCCGCGTATTTGCTTCGTCAACAAGATGGACAAGCTGGGCGCTGACTTCGAGTACACCGTCGGCACCATCATCGACCGCCTGGGCGCGAAGCCGCTAGTTATGCAGCTGCCGATTGGCGCTGAGGATGACTTCGAGGGCGTTATCGACCTTCTGGAAATGAAGGCTCACGTCTGGCCAGGCAAGGTCGAGATTGGCACCCCTGCCAACATCGAAGAGATTCCGGCTGAGCTTGCCGACAAGGCAGCTGAGTACCGTGAGAAGCTCATTGAGACCGTCGCTGAGTCCGACGAAGAGCTCATGGAGAAGTACTTCGGTGGCGAAGAGCTGACCATGGAAGAGATCAAGGGCGCCATCCGCAAGATGGTCCTCAATAGCGAGATCTACCCGGTCTACTGTGGTTCCGCATACAAGAACAAGGGTGTTGAGCCGCTGCTCGACGCTGTCATCGACTTCCTGCCGAACCCGCTGGACATCGGCGAGGTCCACGGCCACCAGATGGGTGCCGAGGACGTCGGCATGACCCGTAAGCCGTCCAAGGACGAGCCGTTCTCCGCACTCGCGTTCAAGATTGCCGCTCACCCGTTCTTCGGCAAGCTGACCTTCGTCCGCGTTTACTCCGGCCGCGTCGAGCCGGGCCAGCAGGTCCTGAACTCGACCAAGGACAAGAAGGAGCGCGTCGGTAAGCTGTTCCAGATGCACGCCAACAAGGAGAACCCTGTTGACGAGGCAGTGGCTGGTAACATCTACGCGTTCATCGGTCTGAAGGACACCACCACCGGTGACACCCTGTGTGCTCAGGACGCTCCGATTGTTCTGGAGTCCATGTCCTTCCCGGATCCGGTTATCTCCGTCGCTATCGAGCCGAAGTCGAAGGCTGACCAGGAGAAGCTGGGTACCGCTATTCAGCGTCTGGCTGAAGAGGACCCGACCTTCACCGTCAAGCTGGACGAAGAGACCGGCCAGACCGTCATCGGCGGTATGGGCGAGCTGCACCTCGACGTCCTGGTTGACCGCATGAAGCGTGAGTTCAAGGTCGAGGCGAACGTTGGTGCTCCGCAGGTCGCTTACCGTGAGACCATCCGCAAGCCGGTCGAAAAGTACGAATACACCCACAAGAAGCAGACTGGTGGTTCGGGTCAATTTGCTCGCGTCATCATCGCCCTGGAGCCGTACGCTCCGTCCGCTGATGAGCTCGAAGAGGGCGAGTCCGCTACCTACCTCTTCGCTAACGAGGTCACTGGTGGCCGCGTTCCGAAGGAGTACATCCCGTCCGTCGACGCCGGTATCCAGGATGCTATGCAGTACGGTACCGTCGCAGGCTTCCCGCTGGTGAACATCAAGGCAACCCTGCTCGATGGTGCTTACCACGAGGTTGACTCCTCTGAAATGGCCTTCAAGATCGCTGGTCAGCAGGCTCTGAAAGAAGCCGTTCAGAAGGCGAAGCCGGTCCTACTCGAGCCGATGATGGCCGTCGAGGTTATCACTCCGGAAGAGTACATGGGCGAGGTTATTGGCGACATCAACTCCCGCCGTGGCCAGGTCAACTCCATGGAGGACCGCACCGGTGTCAAGGCTGTTAAGGCCCTGGTTCCGCTCTCCGAGATGTTCGGTTACGTTGGCGACCTGCGTTCCAAGACTCAGGGTCGCGCCAATTACACCATGATCTTCGACTCCTACGCTGAGGTTCCGTCCTCCGTGGCCGAGGAGATCATCGCTTCCCGCAACGGCAACTAA
- the tuf gene encoding elongation factor Tu: MAKAKFERTKPHVNIGTIGHVDHGKTTTTAAITKVLADTYPDLNQAFAFDAIDKAPEEKERGITINVSHVEYQTEKRHYAHVDAPGHADYIKNMITGAAQMDGAILVVAATDGPMPQTREHVLLARQVGVPYILVALNKCDMVDDEEIIELVEMEVRELLAEQDYDEEAPIVHISALKALEGDAKWAESIVELMQACDDNIPDPVRETDKPFLMPIEDIFTITGRGTVATGRVERGVLNVNDEVEILGIKEKSQKTTVTGIEMFRKLLDSAEAGDNCGLLLRGIKREDIERGQIVAKPGAYTPHTEFEGSVYILSKDEGGRHTPFFNNYRPQFYFRTTDVTGVVTLPEGTEMVMPGDNVDMAVKLIQPVAMDEGLRFAIREGGRTVGAGRVTKIVK, encoded by the coding sequence GTGGCAAAGGCGAAGTTCGAGCGTACGAAGCCGCACGTCAACATCGGTACCATTGGTCACGTCGACCACGGTAAGACCACCACCACCGCCGCTATCACCAAGGTTCTGGCTGACACCTACCCGGACCTCAACCAGGCTTTCGCTTTCGACGCCATCGACAAGGCGCCGGAGGAGAAGGAGCGCGGTATTACCATCAACGTTTCCCACGTTGAGTACCAGACCGAGAAGCGTCACTACGCTCACGTCGACGCTCCGGGCCACGCTGACTACATCAAGAACATGATCACCGGTGCCGCTCAGATGGACGGCGCAATCCTGGTTGTCGCCGCTACTGACGGCCCGATGCCGCAGACCCGTGAGCACGTTCTCCTGGCTCGCCAGGTCGGCGTTCCGTACATCCTCGTTGCTCTGAACAAGTGCGACATGGTTGACGATGAGGAAATCATCGAGCTCGTCGAGATGGAGGTCCGCGAGCTTCTGGCTGAGCAGGACTACGACGAAGAGGCTCCGATCGTTCACATCTCCGCTCTGAAGGCTCTCGAGGGCGACGCCAAGTGGGCAGAGTCCATCGTCGAGCTCATGCAGGCTTGTGACGACAACATCCCGGATCCGGTTCGCGAGACCGACAAGCCGTTCCTGATGCCGATCGAGGACATCTTCACCATTACCGGTCGTGGCACCGTCGCTACCGGTCGTGTTGAGCGCGGCGTCCTGAATGTCAACGACGAGGTCGAGATCCTGGGCATCAAGGAGAAGTCCCAGAAGACCACCGTCACCGGTATCGAGATGTTCCGCAAGCTGCTCGACTCCGCTGAGGCTGGCGACAACTGTGGTCTGCTGCTCCGCGGTATCAAGCGCGAGGACATCGAGCGCGGTCAGATTGTTGCTAAGCCGGGCGCTTACACCCCGCACACCGAGTTCGAGGGTTCCGTCTACATCCTGTCCAAGGATGAGGGCGGCCGCCACACCCCGTTCTTCAACAACTACCGTCCGCAGTTCTACTTCCGCACCACCGACGTTACCGGTGTTGTGACCCTGCCGGAGGGCACCGAGATGGTTATGCCGGGCGACAACGTCGACATGGCTGTCAAGCTGATCCAGCCGGTCGCTATGGACGAGGGCCTGCGCTTCGCTATCCGCGAGGGTGGCCGCACCGTCGGCGCTGGCCGCGTCACCAAGATCGTCAAGTAA
- the rpsJ gene encoding 30S ribosomal protein S10 produces the protein MAGQKIRIRLKAYDHEAIDASARKIVETVTRTGARVVGPVPLPTEKNVYCVIRSPHKDKDSREHFEMRTHKRLIDILDPTPKTVDALMRIDLPASVDVNIQ, from the coding sequence GTGGCCGGACAGAAGATCCGCATCAGGCTCAAGGCCTACGACCACGAGGCTATCGACGCATCTGCGCGAAAGATCGTGGAGACCGTTACCCGCACGGGTGCACGCGTCGTTGGCCCGGTGCCGTTGCCAACCGAAAAGAACGTTTACTGTGTCATCCGTTCGCCGCACAAGGACAAGGACTCGCGCGAGCACTTCGAGATGCGCACCCACAAGCGTCTGATCGACATTCTCGACCCAACGCCGAAGACCGTCGATGCGCTCATGCGTATTGATCTTCCGGCAAGCGTCGATGTGAACATTCAGTGA
- the rplC gene encoding 50S ribosomal protein L3 — translation MSENEIKGILGKKLGMTQIFDENNRVVPVTVVEAGPCVVTQVRTKETDGYDAVQIAFGEIDPRKANQPQVGHFKKAGVTPRRHSVEIRTADASSYEVGQTVGVDIFGDIEFVDVTGTTKGKGFAGAMKRHGFAGQGAAHGNQAAHRRVGGIGACATPARVFKGKRMAGRMGNDRVTTQNLKIQKVDADANLLLIKGAVPGARGGLLVVKTATKGGAHA, via the coding sequence ATGAGTGAAAACGAGATCAAGGGCATCCTGGGCAAGAAGCTCGGCATGACCCAGATCTTCGACGAGAATAACCGCGTTGTTCCGGTTACTGTCGTTGAGGCTGGGCCCTGTGTCGTCACCCAGGTGCGCACTAAGGAAACCGACGGCTACGACGCCGTCCAGATCGCATTCGGCGAGATTGACCCGCGCAAGGCCAATCAGCCGCAGGTCGGCCACTTCAAGAAGGCCGGCGTGACCCCGCGTCGTCACAGCGTTGAGATTCGCACCGCAGACGCTTCCTCTTACGAGGTCGGCCAGACTGTCGGTGTTGACATCTTCGGCGACATCGAGTTCGTCGATGTCACTGGCACCACCAAGGGCAAGGGCTTCGCTGGCGCTATGAAGCGCCACGGCTTCGCTGGCCAGGGTGCTGCTCACGGTAACCAGGCTGCTCACCGTCGCGTCGGTGGCATTGGCGCTTGCGCCACGCCGGCACGCGTCTTCAAGGGCAAGCGTATGGCAGGCCGCATGGGTAACGACCGGGTCACTACCCAGAACCTGAAGATCCAGAAGGTTGACGCTGACGCGAACCTGCTGCTCATCAAGGGCGCAGTTCCGGGTGCACGCGGCGGCCTGCTGGTTGTCAAGACTGCCACGAAGGGTGGTGCTCACGCATGA
- the rplD gene encoding 50S ribosomal protein L4 — protein MTNLKLDVHTADGGVNGSVELPASVFDAEVSIALMHQVVVAQRAAARQGTHKVKTRGEVRGGGRKPWRQKGTGRARQGSIRAPHWTGGGIVHGPVPRDYSQRTPKKMIAAALRGALSDRARHDRIHVVEELVSGQTPSTKAARSFVERLTERRNVLVVLPREDATSWKSVRNLPGVHILSEDQLNTYDVLKSDDVIFAVQALNDFIARTAGKEEK, from the coding sequence ATGACCAACCTCAAGCTAGACGTACACACCGCTGACGGCGGCGTGAACGGTTCGGTTGAGCTTCCCGCTTCCGTCTTCGACGCGGAGGTGTCCATCGCTCTGATGCACCAGGTTGTTGTTGCTCAGCGCGCAGCAGCCCGTCAGGGCACCCACAAGGTCAAGACCCGCGGCGAGGTCCGCGGAGGTGGCCGTAAGCCGTGGCGCCAGAAGGGTACCGGTCGCGCTCGTCAGGGATCGATCCGTGCTCCGCACTGGACCGGCGGTGGCATCGTCCACGGCCCGGTGCCGCGCGATTACTCGCAGCGTACCCCGAAGAAGATGATCGCCGCAGCTCTGCGTGGCGCTCTCTCTGACCGCGCTCGCCACGACCGTATCCACGTCGTCGAGGAACTGGTTTCCGGCCAGACCCCGTCCACCAAGGCAGCACGCTCCTTCGTCGAGCGACTGACCGAGCGCCGCAACGTGCTCGTCGTTCTGCCGCGCGAGGACGCAACCTCTTGGAAGTCCGTTCGCAACCTGCCGGGCGTCCACATCCTGTCCGAAGACCAGCTGAACACCTACGACGTGCTCAAGTCCGATGACGTTATCTTCGCCGTCCAGGCGCTGAACGACTTCATCGCTCGCACCGCCGGTAAGGAGGAGAAGTAA
- the rplW gene encoding 50S ribosomal protein L23 encodes MATIADPRDIIVAPVVSEKSYGLMEQNVYTFLVHTDANKTQIKIAVQEIFGVKVASVNTLNREGKRKRSRTGYGKRKDTKRAYVTLAAGSDPIDIFGGSAS; translated from the coding sequence ATGGCTACCATCGCAGATCCCCGTGACATCATCGTCGCACCGGTAGTGTCGGAGAAGTCCTACGGACTCATGGAGCAGAACGTCTACACGTTCCTGGTCCACACCGACGCAAACAAGACCCAGATCAAGATCGCGGTCCAGGAGATCTTCGGTGTCAAGGTCGCTTCCGTCAACACCCTCAACCGCGAGGGCAAGCGCAAGCGTTCCCGCACCGGCTACGGCAAGCGCAAGGACACCAAGCGCGCCTACGTGACTCTCGCGGCCGGCAGCGATCCCATCGACATCTTCGGCGGTTCGGCTAGCTAA
- the rplB gene encoding 50S ribosomal protein L2 — translation MAIRKYKPTTPGRRQSSVSEFSEITRSTPEKSLLRPLSKTGGRNVHGHITTRHKGGGHKRQYRVIDFRRNDKDGIPAKVAHIEYDPNRTANIALLHYADGEKRYIVAPKNLKQGQHVESGANADIKIGNNLPLRNIPTGTTIHCVELKPGAGAQLARSAGASIQLLGKEGKYAILRMPSSEIRRVDARCRATIGEVGNQDQINIRWGKAGRMRWKGWRPTVRGVVMNPVDHPHGGGEGKTSGGRHPVSPWGQKEGRTRKPNRPSDRLIVRRRRTNKNKKR, via the coding sequence ATGGCTATTCGTAAGTACAAGCCGACTACGCCGGGTCGCCGCCAGAGCTCCGTCTCCGAGTTCAGCGAAATCACTCGCTCGACTCCTGAGAAGTCTCTGCTGCGCCCGCTGTCGAAGACTGGTGGTCGTAACGTTCACGGCCACATCACCACTCGCCACAAGGGTGGCGGACACAAGCGCCAGTACCGTGTCATCGACTTCCGTCGCAATGACAAGGACGGTATTCCGGCAAAGGTCGCTCACATCGAGTACGACCCGAACCGTACCGCCAACATCGCCCTGCTGCACTACGCAGACGGCGAGAAGCGCTACATCGTCGCCCCGAAGAACCTGAAGCAGGGCCAGCACGTTGAGTCCGGCGCTAACGCCGACATCAAGATTGGTAACAACCTGCCGCTGCGTAACATCCCGACTGGTACCACCATTCACTGCGTGGAGCTCAAGCCGGGCGCAGGTGCTCAGCTGGCACGTTCCGCTGGTGCTTCCATTCAGCTGCTGGGTAAGGAAGGCAAGTACGCAATCCTGCGTATGCCGTCTTCTGAAATCCGCCGCGTCGACGCACGTTGCCGTGCAACCATCGGTGAGGTCGGAAACCAGGACCAGATCAACATCCGCTGGGGCAAGGCCGGCCGTATGCGCTGGAAGGGCTGGCGCCCGACCGTCCGCGGTGTTGTCATGAACCCGGTTGACCACCCGCACGGTGGTGGTGAGGGTAAGACCTCCGGTGGTCGCCACCCGGTTTCCCCGTGGGGCCAGAAGGAAGGCCGCACCCGTAAGCCGAACCGTCCGAGCGACCGCCTGATCGTTCGCCGCCGTCGTACCAACAAGAATAAGAAGCGCTAA
- the rpsS gene encoding 30S ribosomal protein S19, which yields MPRSLKKGPFVDEHLLAKVDAQNDKGTKQVIKTWSRRSTILPDFIGHTFAVHDGRKHVPVFVDDSMVGHKLGEFAPTKTFKGHVKDDKKGRR from the coding sequence ATGCCACGCAGCCTTAAGAAGGGCCCGTTCGTCGATGAGCACCTCCTCGCGAAGGTCGATGCACAGAACGACAAGGGCACCAAGCAGGTCATCAAGACCTGGTCCCGCCGCTCCACGATTCTCCCCGACTTCATCGGTCACACCTTCGCCGTCCACGACGGTCGCAAGCACGTGCCGGTATTCGTGGATGACTCCATGGTCGGCCACAAGCTGGGCGAGTTCGCCCCGACCAAGACCTTCAAGGGTCACGTCAAGGATGACAAGAAGGGACGTCGATAA
- the rplV gene encoding 50S ribosomal protein L22, whose protein sequence is MSNDITSARATARFVRVTPMKARRVLDTVRGKSVDEALSILEYAPQGAAEPVAKVVASAAANAENNFGLDRRTLVISEAFADEGPTMKRFRPRAQGRAFHVRKRTSHITVVVESQKEGDR, encoded by the coding sequence ATGAGCAACGACATTACTTCTGCACGCGCTACCGCGCGCTTCGTCCGCGTCACCCCGATGAAGGCACGTCGCGTCCTGGACACCGTTCGCGGCAAGTCCGTCGACGAGGCACTATCCATCCTGGAGTACGCTCCGCAGGGTGCTGCTGAGCCGGTCGCCAAGGTTGTCGCGTCTGCAGCTGCAAACGCTGAGAACAACTTCGGTCTCGACCGTCGTACCCTGGTCATCTCCGAGGCTTTCGCTGACGAGGGACCGACCATGAAGCGCTTCCGCCCGCGTGCGCAGGGCCGTGCTTTCCACGTCCGCAAGCGCACCAGCCACATCACCGTGGTCGTCGAGAGCCAGAAGGAAGGTGACCGATAG
- the rpsC gene encoding 30S ribosomal protein S3, which translates to MGQKIHPHGLRLGISSDWKSRWYADKQYADYLAEDIKIRDLLSTGLERAGIADVVIERTRDRVRVDIHTARPGIVIGRRGSEADRIRGKLEKLTGKQVQLNILEVKNIDADAKLVAQSIAEQLTNRVAFRRAMRKAIQSAMRQPHVKGIKVVCSGRLGGAEMGRTERYHEGRVPLHTLRAEIDYGTHEAHTTFGRIGVKVWIYKGDVIGGRRESEINAGGDRQRRGNDRPRRGGKRRQRASEKKEG; encoded by the coding sequence GTGGGACAGAAGATCCATCCCCACGGCCTTCGCCTCGGTATTTCCAGCGACTGGAAGTCCCGCTGGTACGCCGACAAGCAGTACGCTGACTACCTGGCCGAGGACATCAAGATCCGCGATCTGCTGTCCACCGGTCTGGAGCGCGCCGGCATCGCCGACGTCGTGATCGAGCGCACCCGTGACCGCGTGCGTGTGGATATCCACACCGCTCGCCCGGGTATCGTCATCGGTCGCCGTGGCTCCGAGGCTGACCGCATCCGCGGCAAGCTCGAGAAGCTCACCGGCAAGCAGGTCCAGCTGAACATCCTCGAGGTCAAGAACATTGACGCCGATGCAAAGCTGGTTGCTCAGTCCATCGCCGAGCAGCTGACCAACCGCGTGGCTTTCCGCCGCGCAATGCGCAAGGCTATCCAGTCTGCAATGCGTCAGCCGCACGTCAAGGGCATCAAGGTTGTCTGCTCCGGTCGTCTCGGCGGCGCGGAGATGGGCCGCACCGAGCGCTACCACGAGGGTCGCGTTCCGCTGCACACCCTGCGTGCGGAGATCGACTACGGCACCCACGAGGCTCACACCACCTTCGGACGCATTGGCGTCAAGGTGTGGATCTACAAGGGTGACGTCATCGGTGGCCGTCGCGAGTCCGAGATCAACGCCGGCGGCGACCGCCAGCGTCGCGGCAACGACCGCCCGCGTCGCGGTGGCAAGCGTCGTCAGCGTGCATCTGAGAAGAAGGAGGGCTAA
- the rplP gene encoding 50S ribosomal protein L16, giving the protein MLIPKRVKFRRQHRPTRSGVSKGGNKVTFGDYGLQALEPAYITNRQIEAARIAINRHVKRGGKVWIQIFPDRPLTQKPLGVRMGSGKGPVEKWIANVKPGRIMFEMSYPDEATAMEALKRAGAKLPIKTRVVRKEDQY; this is encoded by the coding sequence ATGCTCATCCCGAAGCGCGTTAAGTTCCGTCGCCAGCACCGCCCGACCCGTTCTGGTGTCTCCAAGGGCGGAAACAAGGTGACCTTCGGTGACTACGGTTTGCAGGCTCTCGAGCCGGCCTACATCACCAACCGCCAGATTGAAGCTGCGCGTATTGCAATCAACCGTCACGTCAAGCGTGGTGGTAAGGTCTGGATCCAGATTTTCCCGGACCGCCCACTGACCCAGAAGCCGCTGGGCGTTCGTATGGGTTCCGGTAAGGGCCCAGTCGAGAAGTGGATTGCAAACGTTAAGCCGGGTCGCATCATGTTCGAGATGTCCTACCCGGATGAGGCAACCGCAATGGAGGCGCTGAAGCGCGCCGGCGCGAAGCTGCCGATTAAGACCCGAGTTGTTCGGAAGGAGGATCAGTACTGA
- the rpmC gene encoding 50S ribosomal protein L29: MSNGIPAHELRSLDNDDLVAKLKESKEELFNLRFQSATGQLTNNRRLRTVRKDIARIYTVMRERELGLSAAPTDGDAA, from the coding sequence ATGTCGAACGGCATTCCCGCCCACGAGCTCCGCTCGCTGGATAACGATGACCTGGTCGCAAAGCTCAAGGAGTCTAAGGAGGAGCTGTTCAACCTCCGATTCCAGAGCGCTACCGGTCAGCTGACCAACAACCGCCGTCTCCGCACTGTCCGCAAGGATATTGCTCGCATTTACACCGTTATGCGTGAGCGCGAGCTCGGCCTGTCCGCTGCACCCACCGATGGTGATGCGGCATGA
- the rpsQ gene encoding 30S ribosomal protein S17: protein MSEENMNNTAAGARKVRTGYVVSDKMQKTIVVELEDRKQHALYGKIMRTNSKVKAHDENEEAGVGDRVRIEECRPLSKDKHFRLLEIVEKAK from the coding sequence ATGAGTGAGGAAAACATGAACAACACCGCCGCTGGCGCACGCAAGGTGCGCACCGGTTACGTCGTGTCCGACAAGATGCAGAAGACCATCGTTGTCGAGCTCGAGGACCGCAAGCAGCACGCCCTGTACGGCAAGATCATGCGCACCAACTCCAAGGTCAAGGCGCATGACGAGAACGAGGAAGCCGGCGTTGGCGACCGCGTTCGCATCGAAGAGTGCCGTCCGCTTTCCAAGGACAAGCACTTCCGTCTGCTGGAGATTGTTGAGAAGGCTAAGTAA